Part of the Streptomyces europaeiscabiei genome is shown below.
CCTGTCGGTCGCGTACAGAGCGCGCGCGGTGCGTCCGGCAGTGTTCGGGGTCTTGCTGGTGGCGGTTCTCGTCCACTCCGCCATCGAGGGGTGACGCCCGCGCCCTCCCGGCAGGAGGCTCCGGCTCCCGGGTCGGCCGCCGCGCCCCGCGCCCACATCGCGGGCGCCGGACGCGTGACGCCGGAGCCCTCCAGTGCCCCGGACGCGAGACCGCGGGCTCGGGCTAGGCCGTTTCTGACGGCTCTTGAAGCCGTTCGTGAGCGGTTACGGGCGAGTCCGGTGAGGCGGCCGGCGCCTCACGAGTCACCTCGCGCGGCGCCGATCGGCCGGATGATCTCCGACCAGGAGCCATCAGAAGCGCCCTAGTCGCGGGAGAGGGAGCCGGCCGATGGGTCCGGGCGCTCGGGGGTGGCGGGGTCCTCGCGGCTCACCTCGTGGTGGTGGCCGCCGGGGCCGGGGAGGGGTTTGAGGTCGACCTGGATGCGGTGGGTGGAGTCGTGGCTCACCGAGCCGCCGAGGCGGGCCTCGACCACGCCCAGACGCAGGCCCGCCCCGCCCTCGCCGGACCGGTGGAACTGGACCGCGAACTCCAGGCTGACCTGCTCCACGCTGAATCGCCAGTCGCTCGCCGCGCCTTCGGCCTGGGCCCTGGCCAGCTCCGCGCGGACCGTGCCGATGGCCTCCGCGAGACCGACCGGTTCGGTATCGCCCATGTGAACACCCCGTCGGATTCCGTTGACGGTCCGTTGATCGACCGATCCAAGTTGGTTCACAAGTCTAGGGACGCACGATGCTCCGCGCGTAGTGTGAGGCAACATGGGGGAATTGCGTGCGGACTGGAGGCTCAGGCTGCGGCGCGGGGGCGCGCACGGCCCCATCTGCGGCGCCGGCGTGCTCGTCGACCAGCACACGGCGCTGACCTGCGCACACGTGGTGCGCAGTCCGGACGCCGTGATGTGGCTGGAGTTCGCCGAGAACAGCGAACTCGCTCCGGTGTCCGCGCGTGTCCCGCCCGGTGGCTGGCTGCCCGAGGGCCCCGGGGGCGGTGAGGACGTGGCCGTGCTGCGGCTGGACAGTCCGCGGCCGCAGGCGCGGCCGGCCCGGCTGGAGACCCGGCTGTGGGGTGGGATGGAGGTGTCCGCGACCGGTTACGCGCAGGGCTTCGACGACGGCATGTCCCTGTGGGGCCGTATCGGCGGGGTCAGCGGTGAGCGGGTGCAGCTCGACGCCGTCACCAAGGCCGAGGTCGTGCGCCGGGGAT
Proteins encoded:
- a CDS encoding trypco2 family protein, translating into MGDTEPVGLAEAIGTVRAELARAQAEGAASDWRFSVEQVSLEFAVQFHRSGEGGAGLRLGVVEARLGGSVSHDSTHRIQVDLKPLPGPGGHHHEVSREDPATPERPDPSAGSLSRD